The following is a genomic window from Sphingomonas sinipercae.
CGGCGCGCGTCATCTCGATCGCGTGGGCGGTCGAATAGCTGCCGCAACCGGCGATCACCGGCACTCGCCCACCGGCCGCCTCGACCACGGCGGCGATGACCTCGCGATGCTCCTGGGCGGTCAGCGTCGCCACTTCGCCGGTGGTCCCGCACGGGACCAGGCCGCTCGAGCCCTCGCTCACTTGCCACTCGACGAATTCGCGGATCGTCCCGTTATCGACTCGTCCTGCCGCAAACGGCGTCACCAGGGCCGGTATCGAGCCGAAAAACATATATCGTTCCTTCACTTGGGGCGCTTCGGAGGACTTCGGGCCGCTCCTATTCAGCGAGTGATAAGGACGCGTAGTTCACTATGTCCAGCATGACACCAATCGCACGCTTGTTCCCGATCCTCCTGCTGTTCGCCACTTCGGCCTCGGCGCAGGCTGCTCAAACCTATGCGCCGGTCGCAGCATCGGTCGACGTCGGCCGTTCCTTCGCGGATTGGCGGCAGCTCCGGCAAAGCAGCGGCTACCAGTTCGCCGACTACGCCCGCTTCCTCATCTACAACCCCGGCTGGCCGGGCGAAGCAGCGATGCGCCGCAATGCCGAAAAGGCGATGCGCCCGGGTGAGAATAACGCCACTGTCCTCGCCTTTTTTCAGGCCGAAAAGCCGACCACCGGCACCGGCTGGGCGCGCTATGCCGATGCGCTCAGCGCCGCCGGCCGTGGCGCGGAAGCGATTGTCGCGGTCAAGGAAGCCTGGGCGTCTTCCGACCTTGGCGCCACCGACGCTGCTGCCATGCTGGCTCGCTTCGGCGGCTATCTGACTCCGCAGGAGCATAACCGCCGCGTCGACGCCCTGCTGTTCGACAAGAAGCCGGCCGACGCAGCGCCGTTGCTCGCCTGGACCACGCCCGACCGCCAGGCGGCGTTTTCCGCGCGGGTGGCGATGCAATCGCGCGCCGCCGATGCCGAATACCGCTTCCGCGCCGCCGCCCATCGCATCGGCAGCGATTCCGGCCTGCTGATGGACCGCCTGCGCTACCTTCGCGATGGCGGCAATGAGCAGATGGCGCGCTCGCTCGCCGCCCAGCCGCACAATTTCACCGACCGGCCGGCCGACGTCGAACGCTGGTACGAAATGCTGCTCTTGCTCGCCAACGGCGCTGCGGAAAGCCGCCAGTTCACCACCGCTTACAATATCGCGCGCCAGCTTGACGATGCGCTTCCGCTCGGCACGGACATGACCAGGCAGCCGCTCGGCGTTCGCGACGATTACACCAGCCTTGCCTGGCTCGCCGGCAGGATGGCGCTCGACCGGGTCAACAGCCCGACCAACGCGGTCGCCATGTTCGACCGCTACGCGCGTGGCGGCAAGTCGCTGCAAGTGCTGACCAAGGGGCATTATTGGGCGGCCCGCGCCGCGCTTGCGGCGGGCCAGCCTGCCGCGGCCAACGCCTACCTGCAAAGCGCCGGCGGCTACCCCGACCTGTTTTACGGCCAGCTCGCGCTCGAGCGGCTCGGCCGGGCAATCCCGCAGCCGAGCGCGCTTCCGACCGTCGCCGCGACCGACATCGCCCGCCGCACCTTGCCGTCGAGCCGGCTGCTCGCGGCCGCCCGTTATGCGATGCGCAACGGAAGCTCGGTCGAGCAGACGATGTTCATTCGCGCCTTTGCGGAGGGCCTCGACAGCTTCAGCGAGCGCGCCGTGGCAACGGAGCTGTCGCGCCAGCTTGGCCGGCCGGACATGGCGGTGTGGGTCGCCCGTTCGGCGCGCAACAACGGCGCCACCTTCTATTACCAGGACGCCTATCCGCGGCTTGGCACCGGCACCATCTATTCACCCTGGTCGCTCGCCCACGGGATCACCCGCCAGGAAAGCTCGTTCGAGCCCTATGCGGTCAGCCACGCCGGCGCGCGCGGGCTGATGCAGCTGATGCCCGGCACCGCTCGGGAGCAGGCGGGCAAGATGGGCATGGGCTACGACCCCAATCGGCTGATGAGCGACAAGGCCTATAACGTCATGCTCGGATCGGCTTACTTCCAGCGGATGCTGAACACCTGGAACGGCAGCGTCCCGCTGGCGGTGGCAAGCTACAACGCCGGCGCCGGCAACGTGCGCAAGTGGATCAACCGCTACGGCGACCCGCGCACCAACCAGGTCGACATCGTTTCCTGGATCGAGGCGATCCCGTTCAGCGAGACCAAGGGCTACGTCCAGCGCGTGGTCGAAAACAGCGTCGTCTACGACCAGCTCAACCCGCGGCCGCAGCAACGCACCGCGCTCCACGTTTCGCGCTATCTTGGGAAGTCGCACCCGGGCTAAGCGGCGCGGATGGCCGATCGTCCCCGCTTCATCACGCCCGAGGGCTTTGCGCGCATCCGGTCGGAATATGAGCAATTGTTCGGGATCGACCGGCCCAAGCTGGTCGAGACGATCTCCTGGGCGGCGGCCAACGGCGACCGGTCGGAAAATGGCGATTACATCTACGGCCGCAAGAAGCTGCGCGAGATCGACCGGCGCCTGGGTTATCTCGCGAAGGTGATGAAAGCCGCGAAGGTCGTCGATCCAGCATCGCAGGACACCGACCAGGTCCGCTTCGGCGCGACCGTCGAGCTTGCCGATGAAGACGACAATCGCCGCACGCTGTCCATTGTCGGCGACGATGAGGCCGACGCTTCGTCAGGCCGGATCGGTTGGAGCGCGCCGATCGCCCGCGCGCTGGTCGGCGCGAAAGTCGGCGACGAGAGGATCGTGCGCCTCCCCGCCGGCGAGAAAAGCTACGAGGTGATGGCGATCAGCTACCCGCCGGCGAACTAGGCTTGCGGTTTCGCGGGCGCGCCTTCGCCGACGATCTTGATCCCAAGCTCTTTCAGCTGCTTGGGAGTCACCGGGGCCGGGGCGTTCATCATCAAATCCTCGGCCTTCTGGTTCATCGGGAACAGCACGACCTCGCGGATGTTCGGCTCGCCGGCCAGCAGCATGACGATGCGGTCAATGCCGGGCGCCGATCCGCCGTGCGGCGGCGCGCCGAACTTGAAGGCACCGATCATGCCGGGGAAGTTCGTGTCCACTTCCTCGGCGGTGTAGCCGGCGATTTCGAACGCCTTGTACATGATGTCCGGCCGATGGTTGCGGATCGCGCCGGAGCTCAGCTCCACGCCGTTGCAGACGATGTCATACTGCCAGGCAAGGATGTCGAGCGGGTCCTTGCTCTCCAGCGCTTCAAGCCCCCCCTGCGGCATCGAGAAGGGGTTGTGCGAAAAGTCGACCTTCTTCGCCTCTTCGTCATATTCGTACATCGGGAAATCGACGATCCAGCAGAAGCGGAAGGCGTCTTTTTCAATCAGGTCGAGCTGCTCGGCGACCCGGGTTCGAGCCGCGCCGGCGAGCTTCGCGGCTTCGGCTTCCTTGCCCGCGGCGAAGAAGATGCCGTCATCGGGGCCAAGCCCCATCGCTTCGGCAAGCTTGTCCATGCCCTCGGTGCCGTGGTTCTTGGCAATGGGACCGCCCCACTCGCCGCCTTTGCGGGTCGCGTAGCCGAGGCCGGCAAAGCCTTCGCCGCGCGCCCACTCGTTCATCTCGTCGAAGAACTTGCGGCTCTTGTCGGCGGTGTTCGGGGCCGGAACCGCGCGGACTGCGGCACCCTTTTCGACCAGCCCGGCGAACAGGCCGAAGCCCGAACCGCGGAAATGCTCGCCGACGTCGCTGATCAGCAGCGGGTTGCGCAGGTCCGGCTTGTCGCTGCCGTACTTCAGCAGGGCTTCCTTGTAGGGAATGCGCACGAATTCGCCGGCCGGAGTGACCGCCTTGCCGTCCGCAAACTCCTCGAACACCCCGGCCAGGACCGGCTCGATCGCGTTGAAAACGTCGTCCTGCGTGACGAAGCTCATTTCGAAGTCGAGCTGATAGAATTCGCCCGGGCTTCGGTCGGCGCGCGCGTCCTCGTCGCGGAAGCAGGGCGCGATCTGGAAATAGCGGTCGAAGCCCGCGACCATGATCAATTGCTTGAACATCTGCGGCGCCTGCGGGAGCGCGTAGAACTTGCCCGGGTGCACTCGGCTGGGCACCAGGTAATCGCGCGCGCCCTCGGGGCTGCTGGCGGTCAGGATCGGGGTCTGGAACTCGGTGAACCCCTGCTCGACCATCCGCCGCCGGATCGATGCGATGACGTTGGACCGCAGCATGATGTTGGCGTGCAGCCGCTCGCGCCGAAGGTCGAGGTAACGGTATTTGAGGCGGATATCTTCGGGATACTCCGCCTCGCCCGCCACCGGCATCGGCAGCTCGGCGGCGTTCGATTGCACTTCAACCGAGTGGACGATGACCTCGATATCGCCTGTCGCAAGCTTCGGGTTGACCGCCCCGCCCTCGCGCCCGACGACTTCGCCGTCGATCGTGACCACCGATTCGACCCGCAGGGAATCGAGCAGCTTGAGCGCATCCGAGCCGGCGCGCGCGACAAGCTGGGTCAGCCCATAATGGTCGCGCAGGTCGATAAAGAGCACCCCGCCGTGATCGCGCTTGCGGTGGATCCAGCCCGACAGCCGCACCGTCTCGCCGACGTCGGAGGCGCGCAGTTGTGCGCAAGTATGGGTGCGGTAGGCGTGCATGGTCGCGGGTTGCTTCCGAGTGTCTGGAGGAGCGGGAAAATCGCGCCAGCGCTTCGCCATTCGCCTCACGCTTTGTCAAGCCGCGAGGGCGACGCTATGGCCCGCCCTTCCTTATGAAAATCCATCCCCTGATCACGACTACCGCCGAGCTTGAAGCTCTTGTCGGCCGCCTTGCGCAGCATCCGTTCGTCGCCGTCGACACCGAGTTCATGCGCGAAAACACCTATTGGCCCGACCTCTGCCTGATCCAGGTCGCAAGCCCGGACGAGGCGGCGGCAATCGACCCCAAGGCCGACATCGACCTGAAGCCACTGCTCGACCTGATGGTCGCTAATGAAGACGTGCTGAAAGTCTTCCACGCCGGCGGGCAGGACCTGGAAATCATCCACAACCTCACCGGCAAGACCCCCCATCCCTTGTTCGACACGCAGATTGCGGCGATGGCGCTCGGGCACGGCGAGCAGGTCGGTTACTCCAGCCTGATCGAATCGATGCTCGGCCATGCGCTCGACAAGGGCGCGCGCTTCACCGACTGGGGCCGCCGCCCGCTCGACAAGCGCCAGATCGATTATGCGATCGCCGACGTCACGCATCTCGCCAAGGTCTTCCCGCGCCTGGTCGAGAAATTGCGCAAGACCGGGCGCGGCGCCTGGCTCGACGAGGAAATGGAAAAGCTCGCCGACCCGTCAAGCTTCGCCTTCGAGGCCGAAGATGCGTGGAAGCGCCTGCGAGTCCCCAGCCGCAACGCCGCCGTGCTCGGCCGGCTCAAGGCCATCGCCGCCTGGCGCGAGACGGAGGCGCGGTCGAAGAACTTGCCGCGCGGCCGGATCGTCAAGGACGATACGCTGGGCGAACTCGCCGCCCACCCGCCCAAATCGCAGGACGACTTGGGCAAGATCCGCGGGCTTTCCGCGGGATGGCGAAGCAACGACATCGGCCAGCGGCTGATGCAGGCGATCGAGGCGTCGAGCCCGCTCGAGCCGGACGAAATGCCCGACCGCGAGCCGCGCCGCCCGGGCCTGACCAAGGACGGCGTGCTGGTCGCCGACCTGCTCAAGCTGCTGCTCAAGATCCGCTCCAAGGAAACCGGCGTCGCCTCCAAGCTGATCGCCCGGAGCGACGATCTGGAAGCGCTCGCTGCCGGAGTCCGCAAGGACATCAAGATCCTCAGCGGCTGGCGCTTCGAGGAATTCGGCCGCGACGCGCTCGACCTGGTCGAAGGCCGCCTTGGCTTCGCTGTCCAGAACGGCAAGCTGAAGATGAGCCGGCTGGTGCAGGAAGAGCCCAGCGAGACGGCCTGACTTATTTGTAAGCGCCCTCGCGCAGGTTGATCCTGTGCTCGACCCACATTTTCAGTGCGGCGAGCATCTGCGACCAGCCCATGCAATTGCCGTAACTGGCCTTGACCGCCGCATCGCTCGATCGCCAGCCGCGCTCTTCGACTTCGACCTTGGTGCGCCCGGGTCGGCCGTCGACGTCGCTGAAGCGCATCGTCACTTCGATCTGATATTCCGCTTCCGGGTCGTTGGCCTTCCATTCGAACACGATCCGCTCGTTGGCGACGACGTCGGTGACGTGGACCGGGAAAGCGCCGGGGAAATCGTGGAAGTCCCAGGTCACCGTCGCGCCTTTGGCCAGCCGCGCGCTGGCGCCGCCGGTCGTGAAATAAGCGGACAGTTCCTTCGGGTCGGCGACCGCTTCGAAGACCGTCTCGCGCGGCCGGTCGACGATGATGAAAACGCGAAAAGTCGGATCCATGGCGACTCGCTCCCTGCTTGATCGCTGGGGAGATATGTTATAGTTTCATAACATGTCAATTGAAACGCAGCACAACCAGGTGTTCCGGGCGTTGGCCTCGCCGCACCGGCGCGCCTTGCTTGACGCGTTACGCGACCAGCCGCTGACGACCGGCAATCTATGCGCCCAATTCCCGGAGCTGGACCGCTGTACCGTGATGCAGCATCTCAAGGTGCTGGAGCAGGCCGAACTGATCATCGCCGAGCGGCGCGGGCGGGAACGGTGGAACCACCTCAATCCCCTGCCCATCCATGCCATCCACGAACGCTGGATCGGGCCGCACGCCGAACGCGCCGTGGGGATGCTCGCGAAGCTCAAGCACGCCCTGGAACGCGACCGCCAACTTTCACCGGCCGAAACGACACGTTCAGCCTGACGCAACCGAAACGGTCGCAGGAGTGTTCCAACGCTACATCACAACGGGAGCGCGCTGCCTTGCGGCGCGAAAATCGTGCACAAAAAATTGATCCTCAGCCTCAGCGCCTTGGCGCTGGTTACCACGACGCCCGCCTGGGCCCAGCCGCGCGGCGACGAGCCGATCGCGGTCCCGCGCACGATCAAGCAGGGTATCGACTTCGTTTACGTCGATCCGAAAATGAGCACGGTTGCAAAGCGCAAGCAGCGGCCGCGCAACTGGCTGCAGCGATTGTTCAGCGTCGGCGACCAGAATCGCCGCGGCGCGCCCAACCCGATGTTCTTCCAGCTCGCTCAGGGCCTGCAGCAATATCAGGCGGTTTGGGGCCGGCTCCCGCAGAATAAGGTTGCCGCCGGGGCCACGTTGAAGCCGGGCCAGAAAGGCGCGCGCGTCAATGCCCTTCGCCAGCGGCTCGGGCTTCCGGCCGGCACGTACGACGACGTGCTGAAGAACCGGGTTTCAACCTATCAGCAGGTGCACGGCCTCGGGAAGCCGGACGGGATCGCCGGTAGGGCGACGATCGCCTCGCTCAATCGCGGCGCCAATTATTACGCCAAGCGCATCGCCATCAATATGGAGCGCGCTTACCGGCTGCCGACCACCGGCACGTTCGACCGTTATGTGGTCGTCGATTCGGGCGCCGCGACGGTCAGCCTGATGGACCGCGACCGGCCGGTCGACAGCATGAAGGCGATCGTCGGCTCGACCAAGACCAAGACGCCGATGATGGCGGTGCTGATGCGCAACGCCAAGGCCAATCCCTATTGGAACGTGCCGCCGGAACTGACCCGCAGCCTGACCGCGAAGAAGGTCAAGGAGCAGGGCCTCTCCTACTTCAAGAACTTCCATTACGAAGTGCTGTCCGACTGGTCGCCCAACGCGACGAAGGTCGATCCCAAGTCGATCGACTGGAAAGCGGTCGCTGCCGGGCGTCGCGAAGTACGCGTTCGCCAGTTGCCCGGACCGTGGAATTCGATGGGCGAGATGAAGTTCGAAATGCCCAACGATTTCGGCATCTACCTTCACGACACGCCCCATAAGGAGCTGTTCGCCAAGGACGAACGCCACCTGAGCAATGGGTGCGTGCGGCTTGAGGATTACCGCCGCTTCGCCGGCTGGGTGTTCGGCGGCGTCCCCGATGGCGGGATGGTCGACCACGTCTTCGAACTGCCGCGCCCGATTCCGGTCTACATGACCTATCTGACGGTGTCCGGCAGCCCGACCGGGGTCACTTTCCGCCCCGATCCCTACGGCTTCGACGACCTCGCAATGCCGCAGATGTTCGGCTGATCGCGAAAAGCTGCCAATGAACGAAGGGCCGGGCAGACAATGCCCGGCCCTTTCTTTTACCAACCGGCGCCCGCGCCTACAGTAATTTCGACCCGGCGGTTCTGCGGTTCGGCCACCTTGTCGCCCGCGTCGATCAGCGGCCTGCTTTCGCCGAACGCCTCGACGGTCATCACGCCGGCGGGAACGCCCTTGTCGTTCAGGTAGGCTCGAACGTTGTTGGCCATCCGCTGCGACAGGCCGACGTTGTAATCGGCCTCACGCGGGGTGTCGGTATGGCCGGAAATCATCACCTGCGTCTGGTCGCAGCCTTTGAACGCGCTCGCCACATTATCTAGGATCATCTTCGCCGACGCCGTCAGTTCATCGCTGTCCGGTTCAAAGAACACCATGTAGGGCCCGGCCTTGCACGGTGCCGCCGCGGCTGGCTGAACGGCAAAGATCGCCGCAAGTGCGGCGAACGTCAGCTTCACGTTTAGAATTTTCATCAATCCCCCACGAACCAGCGGGCATGCGGCCCGCGCAACACAAACTGCCGCGCGCACGGGCGAAGTCAATCTGGCCGCTGACGCACGCACTCGCTATGCGCACACCATGACCACACGCACCGGCGGCCAAATCCTTGTCGACCAGCTCAAGATCAATGGCTGCGACCGCATTTTCACCGTCCCGGGCGAAAGCTTCCTCGCCGTCCTCGACGCACTCCACGACGCGCCGGAGATCGACGTCGTCGTCTGCCGGCAGGAAGGCGGCGTCGCCTACATGGCGGACGCTGATGGCAAGATGACCGGCCGCCCCGGCGTAGCCTTCGTCACCCGCGGGCCGGGCGCGACCAACGCCAGCGCGGGCGTCCACGTCGCCTTCCAGGATTCCACGCCGATGATCCTGTTCGTCGGCGACCTCGACCGCGGCGACCGCGACCGCGAAGGCTTCCAGGAAATCGACTTCACCCAATTCTTCGGGCCCATCGCCAAGTGGGCGGCGCGGATCGACGATGCC
Proteins encoded in this region:
- the rnd gene encoding ribonuclease D, whose translation is MKIHPLITTTAELEALVGRLAQHPFVAVDTEFMRENTYWPDLCLIQVASPDEAAAIDPKADIDLKPLLDLMVANEDVLKVFHAGGQDLEIIHNLTGKTPHPLFDTQIAAMALGHGEQVGYSSLIESMLGHALDKGARFTDWGRRPLDKRQIDYAIADVTHLAKVFPRLVEKLRKTGRGAWLDEEMEKLADPSSFAFEAEDAWKRLRVPSRNAAVLGRLKAIAAWRETEARSKNLPRGRIVKDDTLGELAAHPPKSQDDLGKIRGLSAGWRSNDIGQRLMQAIEASSPLEPDEMPDREPRRPGLTKDGVLVADLLKLLLKIRSKETGVASKLIARSDDLEALAAGVRKDIKILSGWRFEEFGRDALDLVEGRLGFAVQNGKLKMSRLVQEEPSETA
- a CDS encoding OmpA family protein, whose amino-acid sequence is MKILNVKLTFAALAAIFAVQPAAAAPCKAGPYMVFFEPDSDELTASAKMILDNVASAFKGCDQTQVMISGHTDTPREADYNVGLSQRMANNVRAYLNDKGVPAGVMTVEAFGESRPLIDAGDKVAEPQNRRVEITVGAGAGW
- the aspS gene encoding aspartate--tRNA ligase; the protein is MHAYRTHTCAQLRASDVGETVRLSGWIHRKRDHGGVLFIDLRDHYGLTQLVARAGSDALKLLDSLRVESVVTIDGEVVGREGGAVNPKLATGDIEVIVHSVEVQSNAAELPMPVAGEAEYPEDIRLKYRYLDLRRERLHANIMLRSNVIASIRRRMVEQGFTEFQTPILTASSPEGARDYLVPSRVHPGKFYALPQAPQMFKQLIMVAGFDRYFQIAPCFRDEDARADRSPGEFYQLDFEMSFVTQDDVFNAIEPVLAGVFEEFADGKAVTPAGEFVRIPYKEALLKYGSDKPDLRNPLLISDVGEHFRGSGFGLFAGLVEKGAAVRAVPAPNTADKSRKFFDEMNEWARGEGFAGLGYATRKGGEWGGPIAKNHGTEGMDKLAEAMGLGPDDGIFFAAGKEAEAAKLAGAARTRVAEQLDLIEKDAFRFCWIVDFPMYEYDEEAKKVDFSHNPFSMPQGGLEALESKDPLDILAWQYDIVCNGVELSSGAIRNHRPDIMYKAFEIAGYTAEEVDTNFPGMIGAFKFGAPPHGGSAPGIDRIVMLLAGEPNIREVVLFPMNQKAEDLMMNAPAPVTPKQLKELGIKIVGEGAPAKPQA
- a CDS encoding ArsR/SmtB family transcription factor — encoded protein: MSIETQHNQVFRALASPHRRALLDALRDQPLTTGNLCAQFPELDRCTVMQHLKVLEQAELIIAERRGRERWNHLNPLPIHAIHERWIGPHAERAVGMLAKLKHALERDRQLSPAETTRSA
- a CDS encoding L,D-transpeptidase family protein, giving the protein MHKKLILSLSALALVTTTPAWAQPRGDEPIAVPRTIKQGIDFVYVDPKMSTVAKRKQRPRNWLQRLFSVGDQNRRGAPNPMFFQLAQGLQQYQAVWGRLPQNKVAAGATLKPGQKGARVNALRQRLGLPAGTYDDVLKNRVSTYQQVHGLGKPDGIAGRATIASLNRGANYYAKRIAINMERAYRLPTTGTFDRYVVVDSGAATVSLMDRDRPVDSMKAIVGSTKTKTPMMAVLMRNAKANPYWNVPPELTRSLTAKKVKEQGLSYFKNFHYEVLSDWSPNATKVDPKSIDWKAVAAGRREVRVRQLPGPWNSMGEMKFEMPNDFGIYLHDTPHKELFAKDERHLSNGCVRLEDYRRFAGWVFGGVPDGGMVDHVFELPRPIPVYMTYLTVSGSPTGVTFRPDPYGFDDLAMPQMFG
- a CDS encoding lytic transglycosylase domain-containing protein; this translates as MTPIARLFPILLLFATSASAQAAQTYAPVAASVDVGRSFADWRQLRQSSGYQFADYARFLIYNPGWPGEAAMRRNAEKAMRPGENNATVLAFFQAEKPTTGTGWARYADALSAAGRGAEAIVAVKEAWASSDLGATDAAAMLARFGGYLTPQEHNRRVDALLFDKKPADAAPLLAWTTPDRQAAFSARVAMQSRAADAEYRFRAAAHRIGSDSGLLMDRLRYLRDGGNEQMARSLAAQPHNFTDRPADVERWYEMLLLLANGAAESRQFTTAYNIARQLDDALPLGTDMTRQPLGVRDDYTSLAWLAGRMALDRVNSPTNAVAMFDRYARGGKSLQVLTKGHYWAARAALAAGQPAAANAYLQSAGGYPDLFYGQLALERLGRAIPQPSALPTVAATDIARRTLPSSRLLAAARYAMRNGSSVEQTMFIRAFAEGLDSFSERAVATELSRQLGRPDMAVWVARSARNNGATFYYQDAYPRLGTGTIYSPWSLAHGITRQESSFEPYAVSHAGARGLMQLMPGTAREQAGKMGMGYDPNRLMSDKAYNVMLGSAYFQRMLNTWNGSVPLAVASYNAGAGNVRKWINRYGDPRTNQVDIVSWIEAIPFSETKGYVQRVVENSVVYDQLNPRPQQRTALHVSRYLGKSHPG
- the greB gene encoding transcription elongation factor GreB; its protein translation is MADRPRFITPEGFARIRSEYEQLFGIDRPKLVETISWAAANGDRSENGDYIYGRKKLREIDRRLGYLAKVMKAAKVVDPASQDTDQVRFGATVELADEDDNRRTLSIVGDDEADASSGRIGWSAPIARALVGAKVGDERIVRLPAGEKSYEVMAISYPPAN
- a CDS encoding SRPBCC domain-containing protein; the encoded protein is MDPTFRVFIIVDRPRETVFEAVADPKELSAYFTTGGASARLAKGATVTWDFHDFPGAFPVHVTDVVANERIVFEWKANDPEAEYQIEVTMRFSDVDGRPGRTKVEVEERGWRSSDAAVKASYGNCMGWSQMLAALKMWVEHRINLREGAYK